From one Nothobranchius furzeri strain GRZ-AD chromosome 2, NfurGRZ-RIMD1, whole genome shotgun sequence genomic stretch:
- the LOC139066137 gene encoding uncharacterized protein, giving the protein MLANVSSSSNETFLHSHDSSAMSKLPLDLLCFISGPSSYMVSAYFLTSILLLLPLSIFILRHGVQQWKLKRSTSLAATMSHTDCLTYHMVTLELTGVFGFCISSIGMYGKMYHVFLVGLYFFSFTWFGEVCFHVLTCMERYLAVVHPVTYQNLKSDKGIRTRNRITVGVWLWCFVGISVMMEKFYNVLNFVYLLLALTVVSFCSMSVLCVLIRPGPCDQGRGIKRIGQSKLRAFYTIISILGVLVPRFVWCLAWAIQFMAKENLNCLLMTADLWFNIPCSLVLPLLYLHRTGNLMSFKKGSQ; this is encoded by the coding sequence ATGTTAGCGAACGTCTCGTCAAGCAGCAATGAAACATTTCTTCATTCCCACGATTCTTCAGCCATGTCCAAGCTCCCATTAGACCTTCTGTGCTTCATCTCTGGACCAAGCTCCTACATGGTTTCAGCATACTTTCTGACCAGCATTCTCCTACTCCTCCCCCTCTCCATCTTCATCCTCCGCCATGGTGTCCAACAATGGAAGCTCAAGCGCTCTACGTCGTTAGCAGCTACGATGAGTCACACTGACTGTTTAACTTACCACATGGTCACTCTAGAGCTGACTGGTGTCTTTGGGTTTTGTATTAGCTCTATAGGTATGTATGGCAAAATGTACCATGTGTTTTTGGTGGGGTTGTATTTTTTTTCGTTCACCTGGTTTGGAGAGGTGTGTTTTCATGTTCTGACCTGCATGGAGCGCTATCTGGCCGTTGTACACCCCGTTACTTACCAGAACCTGAAAAGTGACAAAGGAATTAGAACGAGGAACCGAATCACTGTCGGTGTCTGGCTCTGGTGTTTTGTGGGGATCAGTGTGATGATGGAAAAGTTTTACAACGTTTTAAATTTTGTCTATTTATTACTAGCCCTGACTGTTGTCTCCTTCTGCAGCATGTCAGTTCTCTGCGTTCTGATTCGTCCAGGGCCATGTGACCAGGGCAGGGGCATCAAGAGGATTGGCCAATCAAAACTGAGGGCGTTTTACACCATTATATCCATACTGGGTGTACTGGTGCCAAGGTTTGTCTGGTGCCTGGCTTGGGCCATTCAGTTTATGGCAAAGGAAAATCTGAATTGTTTGCTGATGACAGCTGACCTTTGGTTTAACATACCCTGCAGTCTGGTGCTACCTTTGCTTTATCTCCATCGAACAGGGAATTTAATGAGCTTCAAGAAAGGCAGCCAATAA